TGCGCCGCGCTCCTCGAGCACGCGCTGCACGAGTTCACGCGCATCGGCTTCATCTTCAATCACCAGCACGTGAACGCCATCCAGACGCGGTAGCGCCGTATTCGGCTGCGCGCTGATCGGTGCCACTGCGCCGCGGCGCGTGTCGGCGCCGGTCGTCACCGTGGGCAGCGTCACCGTAAATGTCGCGCCACGCTGTTCACCCTCGCTGGCCGCGGTGATATGGCCTCCATGCATCTCGACCAGTTCCTTGACGATCGACAACCCCAGCCCTAGGCCGCCAAACTGGCGTGTGGTACTCGCGTCCTCCTGTCGGAAACGCTCAAATACGTGCGGCAGGAACGCCTCGCGGATACCACAGCCCGTATCGCTGACGACTAGTCGCGCCTCGCCGTCGCCGCTGGTTAGCGTGACCGCCACGCGTCCACGCCGGGGCGTAAACTTGATTGCGTTGGTCAGCAAATTCCAAATAATCTGCTGCAGCCGAGCGGGATCACCATTGACCACTGCCGGCGCGCCGAGCACTGGCATGACGCGAAGCTCCTTCGCGTCGGCTGCTAGCTGTACGGTCGCGATCACGTCGGTGATCACATCGACCAGTTCGACGCGCTGCACGTTGAGCCCCACCTTGCCCGCCATGATGCGCGACATGTCCAGCAGATCATCGATCATCTGCGATTGCAGCCGTGCATTGCGGTGGATCACCTGCAGGCCCTTCTCGACGCGAGCCGGATCGGACGCGTCACGCAGCAGCAACTGGGCCCATCCGACGATGGCATTCAGCGGCGTGCGCAGTTCGTGCGACAGCGTGGCGACGAACTCGTCTTTGAGCCTGGATGCTCGCTCCGCTTCCGAGCGAGCCTGCCGCTCATTCGCGAGCAAATGCTCACGCTCCTGCGCAGCCAGCTTCTGGTCGTCGATGTCGGTCGACGTGCCAAACCACTTGCTAACCCGGCCGGCGCCGTCCAGCAGCGGCGCGGCCCGGGTCTTGAACCAGCGCCATGCGCCGTCGGCAGCCCGCAGCCGATGTTCGACATCGTAATCGCTACTGTCGCGCAAAGCGTCGGACCAA
This Mycetohabitans endofungorum DNA region includes the following protein-coding sequences:
- a CDS encoding hybrid sensor histidine kinase/response regulator — encoded protein: MTPASHRVDSSPGVLGADGQPAACALIIDDDEGLLSLARRALTRAGFDVVTLTGTQAARAWLDSRGQERWPDVLVVDYVLGTAETGLDFLRSLRMQGTMLPAILCTGFADETRVIEALRSGVADVVPKTSDYLDYLPQAIERVLAQKRAQREIAEAELVRARELHYRTLAEAIPQLVWTALPDGRIDFASKQLLSYTGMDAPLLLGHVWPDVLVHPEDREHTVQRWSDALRDSSDYDVEHRLRAADGAWRWFKTRAAPLLDGAGRVSKWFGTSTDIDDQKLAAQEREHLLANERQARSEAERASRLKDEFVATLSHELRTPLNAIVGWAQLLLRDASDPARVEKGLQVIHRNARLQSQMIDDLLDMSRIMAGKVGLNVQRVELVDVITDVIATVQLAADAKELRVMPVLGAPAVVNGDPARLQQIIWNLLTNAIKFTPRRGRVAVTLTSGDGEARLVVSDTGCGIREAFLPHVFERFRQEDASTTRQFGGLGLGLSIVKELVEMHGGHITAASEGEQRGATFTVTLPTVTTGADTRRGAVAPISAQPNTALPRLDGVHVLVIEDEADARELVQRVLEERGAQVSAVASVRDALQAFDDGTPDVVISDLGMPEEDGFAFIAQLREREAARGGMTPAAALSGRVHGEDRRRALMAGFQTHLAKPVDPADLLLAIASLVGRAPPAVSA